CCCCCGCGCGCGCCCTGCCCGTCGCCCGCGACATCGGCCGCGCCCTCGCCGCCGCGCACGCGCAGGGCATCATCCATCGGGATCTCAAGCCCGCGAACGTCTTCCTGCACCGCGAGGCGGGCGCCCCGGGCGAGCTCGTGAAGGTGCTCGACTTTGGCCTCTGCAAGCCGATGGGCGTCGACGAGATGCTCACCATACCCGGGGGTTTGCTCGGCTCGCCCGCGTACATGAGCCCCGAGCAGATCGCCGGCGCGCCGGACCTCGATCCACGCACGGACATCTGGTCGTACGGCGTGCTCATGTTCGAGCTCTTCGCAGGACAGCGCCCCTTCGCGGGCCGCGGCCCCGACCTCATCAACACGGTGCTCACCGCCCCGATCCCGCGCCTGCGCGACGTCGTTCCCGGGATCGATCCAGGGCTCGACGAGATCGTCGCCGGCTGCATCGTGCGCGACAAACGAGCGCGGATCGCGTCGGCGGCGGAGATCGTGGCGCGGCTCGAGCCGATCACCGAGAGGGCGCAGAGCGCCGGGCCGGCGCCCGCGGACGACGGGGACGAAGGCGGGCTCGCGGTCACGATGGTCTACCGGCCCGGGGCGAATGGACCGCCCTCGGCGGGACACAAGGTCGCGAAGACGATCCCGCTCGCGGCATATCCGGGGCCGCTGCCGGGCGCGCCGGCGCCGATGCGGGAGGGCCCGCCGCCCTCGTATCCGCAGCCCGCCCCGCCCTCGCAGCCCGAGCCTCCGAGGAGCGCTCCGCAGGGGAGCTTCGCCGGCATGCAAGGCCAGGCGCCGCCGCCGCGTTTGTCCGAGGCGCAGAGGTCGTCCTGGGGGCCGCAGCCCCCGCAGCCGCAGCCCCCGCAGCCGCAGGCGCCGCCGCCGAGCTGGCAGGCCATGACGGGGCAGAACCAGGCCATGATGCAGCCCTTCCCGGCCGCGCCGCAGGCTCCGCCCGAGCGGCGGTGGATCGGCTTCGTGATCCTGACGCTCGGCGTCCTCGCGCTCGTCGGGGTGCTGGCGTTCGTCAGTTTGTCCGGGGGGCGCTCCTCGAAGCCAAACGCGCCCGCGGCCCCCTCGGCCGCGCCTCCGTCGCGTTGACGCTTGCATAAC
This DNA window, taken from Polyangium spumosum, encodes the following:
- a CDS encoding serine/threonine-protein kinase, whose translation is MKAGDLIGGKYRLARRLGQGAMGVVWEAVHEMTSRRVAVKLIVNATDNLRRRLLREARAAGQIAHRNVVEVYDVGETAEEDPFLVMQLLSGDTLYACMKREGRMAPARALPVARDIGRALAAAHAQGIIHRDLKPANVFLHREAGAPGELVKVLDFGLCKPMGVDEMLTIPGGLLGSPAYMSPEQIAGAPDLDPRTDIWSYGVLMFELFAGQRPFAGRGPDLINTVLTAPIPRLRDVVPGIDPGLDEIVAGCIVRDKRARIASAAEIVARLEPITERAQSAGPAPADDGDEGGLAVTMVYRPGANGPPSAGHKVAKTIPLAAYPGPLPGAPAPMREGPPPSYPQPAPPSQPEPPRSAPQGSFAGMQGQAPPPRLSEAQRSSWGPQPPQPQPPQPQAPPPSWQAMTGQNQAMMQPFPAAPQAPPERRWIGFVILTLGVLALVGVLAFVSLSGGRSSKPNAPAAPSAAPPSR